The Temnothorax longispinosus isolate EJ_2023e chromosome 7, Tlon_JGU_v1, whole genome shotgun sequence genome contains a region encoding:
- the LOC139815913 gene encoding uncharacterized protein isoform X1, producing the protein MNYSGSMPDWHQYNPPQSGINDVTSTAQNVNSGHLSFISSITNPTCPTQLNGLNLSSEGLEKHQNDPNFNPRHFQPHLSSNISHGHNAADNNPLASMVQMQNCIGHYGPSNTRNPMADNLNGPMDPRNAAIGGINEELGYRNNQVPLNGPISHLNGPNVMNMNAPHASIGPRNTNVNSHAANRTGPPPSFVPCKGLCCNPDPNMSYQQWEKYCSYQNNASYRENIRSSAGYQADARRFGNEYNFRKDNFDGKEIMSPMAPPPNGPNADPHRRNFPDFKYRKDRMVSRSYPSSSGMVQNYPMQNYNYTGEYQKYPYNVKEYSKMSGMNVANQGMVKHPEQGFTMPQQKYNKQVPYQTGGAMMPTSMPSTSVPNPSMMPSTQNTYFNSQYPRNLKTDGTHDCQEAADNASMANRMQTNATTMHTPSHSRYQVYHQQLAMQRFAAENNLRELARTIPGYQSHPKYKECVHRYKDLLKLQQQAITYQGQMQQTPCVAASTVNTSAIPQVNFQFDQNGVLINANYAPETYPRVQQPVNSQAPMGSPVDKLGKQDGNSVPEMANRNVQKPEQMVSQQHDGHATVLCAESMQKQDRYPAQKSLDQNQFEVQKGSERFDNLAANASNTVVQQKMSKEFADKPELDVRQFLANWDESEDEDGAGTSLPSAILSESTPVVIVGYENVDLSTKTLEGLKVSKPEEITSNVITFENQEKSDIGVVPAQDCLTISYSSAENVEIAKDLTCNDIAKKAIVQPGSHIIQCISNGPDEVPTIHIVDNLEIGSILQVTNGQVTETLERQDAVSFFQEGTEVEVAAITLEADKIKKTDTSSTTEPTTTEYNADLGNLSKETYVVEGPSPLKTVVSTSQTSRVSDQALAVLPTSAKDSARDTNLKKQNSFASEESHNPDDISLPDLATSECTPISTTLNTPIHSDNEESSERVEDLTISTNPIEIIPNSPMISFTQSPTKGEPYDHLDGEGTAKNKSADSLAGEYQTENRFKNKGDDNNMLAHDAILNTFEFSTNTDKDEPVTSTKSGKEKNRTTLNGTSASANSSEKVFALGNETETVEATSMRMTLTSGEYELKIVSTGASNKSVQAYKNSTSERSTNESQAANSDALTKKSQAETNTEVAPWYNDSTKANNASQNVTSNSDPVNFDGGQDDVNYSSRRRISTEMTRQTATATTMSRRSLSPTNDTIPRSSRAEDSCTTQIIKSNLPTSHSAKHPHRDKSRRPGASFAKEDSPSEKSASRSTRIDTKDSRSSWHANRKKSISNDQTISHKKICLSENTTAKERCGETIVHHNKHTQEAATHKDKSCTVEKGSNKSHNKPRVIENISIADSGERMRLLKEYRRIKYKSLGVGEVHDKSKDTQEASDYAASKKCHRSSNPDERSASQSPCDNQLCQKDVARSKSSEEQEEKRANMLKTFVTKNMNPDFAIQVTNVNLKHKDDDHQKRLQHLREEAKSGGSLDAIKIEINVSCTERNTTEKLLHENIKNAVAETIGHLTNSISNGARSNSTSITEIQCDKKMVCDKADRRDYENCNRSPSTVTEASAFNEAHENHNNTEMKLKEDTNSETVVSKKRRSSMSEQELIDDAYKDNGTFSNTCAEPPGCDMILRDNTDLSNNVNTESEPASSALKTSRSEHATVRRKSQEAERKVAVSNFCNEESKASSDNSPYLGSRNVNVQKKEHQETAVASSCRSGRNFQDDATSRLNAVPSTSSGTVEPSLEGTNYDNPVNFDYNHFDVAPNESTDAGDRRADRWKRPKRDDGRFGNLDLYESTSGYVNPTFSSTDELENLNTVPVYTTKDGKITYSPNPRFTYRELIMEARVKDSYGNSREQYFARSPSYDYYNCSKLRKIFKRNRDVTVAGRKREVDPVDAKPATKHVDYLSSKNAHKNVNCAKARSMSHLEFFNDDADKLYANKSGQESKETNKKNIVDLDFLEKQYNLDSQPASSVKSCKTKVFPDNLEYEKGYGESSVFESNLFLEPRAACWEETMESIKSYSSHIDRRNSDNIKDLNFSEIFVAQKRLDPFPFLPAEQVSSDNGNRKVDCDVNEPTLHHTTCSYIEDLRSIRDDDLQCEQSDAVLCNEQESGCNNQNDASADKPVSDKPASTLNLSSSTQSNDEHTEKQESQFDKDESDPIELAEKAQPYSFKITDEKIHDPEDDRCSTNYVEDKEALTEHIVEDLRPRCVSPKEDKFDVEVANTKESSDENSTKVVNSSKLNVESKDSLDEPKDTETVKESALTSNERDDEIDDSARDNSDSAVNRETVSQQVSSPSIIREDKEETAPATESNVLTEINFDQIDEPDTRDKGDSAVSKKDEPIASQNPSDVAFVERTLDEEGNEQQLERPENDGKKAEVSLKDQGNDEVDTCCSTAISTPATALNLRAEENVCDLFACERREQNISEFTVIKSIIKGDKQQCEQPEASENPNCDSIINSKLLCMDSSDCGIYAEDRCTLTQMAEHDFTEEDSMVPMVWETSQIQEDAVNRLCSIDESIDFTGAVNSLQDNSILDHLSLSRMSATKEPRVAEVITEIESKAIDETVPMIESAAAIEESEATPNNDENKEQNEISSSSCEKIAYLRAVDCNANTKMVPKLVIKKSETSSKFVTQVGSSSVTQDGIANKSVCQPKIPKMIIRNARSRPGTPSIEAVCEGTPAQANILDRASLTNEDLCESNSESFLQESNRNKIPKMKIKLDEKHSNKIVRADDADEVCVKRKNVKKITISKVKIKSTSRSDLADNSVYNSMIFQEPRDSGKYEEKIPILKLRKQERNRSSSPEVTRKRQSSSHSEVPVKKYKRSGRDETEHSTRRSNSSDSMRTNAMECETKKNSLLRISEKIPKVIIKRTSASAEFKCELSKGCKNVIAKSAKWQPEVKLERYRILDSMVKDLKLTLTSVTLRAIDKISASRKDSHRQGKQGDYNLPRSNSTSDLLPAKYKQRRMSDYDCRRFSDMSRVDVNFAPSPDTDSRDTKTCTTPKKSASFKGYKSTDDKDNKRRSRSRDNNSRSKTDVTSPDKDINQSSEKANLQKTTSQCDKHKTDGFDINREQAVDANEDTILDKLDQKNTLKHPSSSNFKLALKELKATSKIETCFAKLTGPSETSSEEHNLQTGVEGKEQRKERDNDSFFSKNASEIMIKKERLSSSDMDNDCTPLQDIDLLKDDSASMLDNFEVDNSTVIKVESSDDSQSTIEILPASPDDNHSELERHMIENGDTEQLYSADAIPTQFELELEITDNSNTDLLDVSMPKLDPVICYSSRHPSEEASDQTAKLERYNKSEASPGGKNSLGKDKRVVEIDISGDDRSALENNAAGSVGEVSSKAPCCKATSFAATRENFCCNDSLIKEVLAAKETLKKCLSKSRYDVPNSARPKTAAEKKQGSSFDINNLPDVPSSDASQDRHSDIAPHKGCTPTENKHNKTENIPNAEKSDRKHSKQSKSSFLKKKPKSPEKNEADSKKTVTTDTSECNTISLKTFKQAVSDESLVACTVHLNAKRKNPTGRNDDDPHQDAQRKEKNRTSSKNSKISRSTDQGNNTSNAKEIIIPKEDNMPILEPEGNVNFDTNSDRETSRSPPVITIQDSEDLDIAESKLLDDKVITSSIKVESNTKDVHKKSEMSIVELITQLVYHEKATIKHRRYCNLCERWFPTTSRHRRHLAGYQHRHIELTQRRSIHALFTLFTGNPCPKLVPANVVRSDCSVGELTPLQIAVQDVTKCLDRTQQSPRKENDVDK; encoded by the exons ATGAACTACAGTGGAAGTATGCCAGATTGGCATCAATATAATCCTCCACAGTCAGGAATAAACGACGTAACATCGACCGCTCAAAATGTCAATTCGGGACACCTATCGTTTATCTCCAGTATTACCAATCCGACCTGCCCGACGCAGTTGAACGGTCTGAATCTCAGCTCGGAGGGACTTGAGAAACACCAGAACGATCCCAACTTCAATCCGAGGCACTTTCAGCCGCATCTGTCGAGCAACATCTCGCACGGCCACAATGCCGCCGACAACAACCCCCTGGCGTCGATGGTGCAAATGCAGAATTGCATTGGCCACTATGGGCCTTCGAATACAAGAAATCCCATGGCGGACAATCTGAATGGTCCTATGGACCCGAGGAATGCCGCGATAGGCGGTATAAACGAGGAGCTAGGCTATAGAAATAATCAGGTGCCTTTAAACGGGCCTATCTCGCATCTAAATGGACCAAACGTGATGAATATGAATGCGCCGCACGCGTCGATAGGGCCACGAAACACCAACGTGAATTCGCATGCCGCTAACAGGACGGGCCCTCCGCCGTCCTTCGTCCCCTGTAAGGGATTGTGCTGCAATCCGGATCCCAACATGAGCTATCAGCAGTGGGAGAAGTACTGCTCTTATCAGAACAACGCGTCTTACAGGGAGAACATTCGCTCGTCCGCCGGATATCAAGCGGACGCTCGACGATTCGGAAACGAGTATAATTTCAGGAAGGACAATTTTGATGGCAAGGAGATTATGTCGCCTATGGCGCCGCCGCCTAACGGACCTAACGCAGATCCTCACCGGAGGAACTTCCCCGATTTCAAGTATCGCAAGGACCGCATGGTCTCCCGCAGCTATCCGTCATCCTCGGGCATGGTACAGAACTACCCCATGCAAAACTACAATTACACCGGAGAGTACCAGAAGTATCCTTACAACGTAAAAGAGTATTCCAAGATGAGCGGCATGAACGTAGCGAATCAGGGAATGGTTAAGCATCCGGAGCAGGGATTTACGATGCCACAGCAGAAATATAACAAGCAGGTGCCGTATCAGACCGGCGGCGCCATGATGCCGACCAGCATGCCGTCCACGAGTGTTCCGAATCCGAGTATGATGCCATCCACGCAGAATACTTACTTCAATTCACAGTATCCGAGGAATCTGAAGACAGACGGTACGCATGACTGTCAGGAGGCTGCCGACAACGCATCCATGGCGAACAGAATGCAAACGAATGCCACGACTATGCATACTCCCTCCCATTCGCGGTATCAGGTATATCACCAGCAACTAGCGATGCAGAGATTCGCGGCGGAGAATAATCTCAGGGAGTTGGCGAGGACCATACCCGGGTACCAGTCGCATCCCAAGTATAAGGAATGTGTTCATAGGTATAAAGATCTATTGAAATTACAACAGCAGGCCATCACATATCAGGGACAGATGCAGCAGACTCCGTGCGTCGCCGCGTCGACCGTCAATACCTCTGCTATCCCGCAGGTAAATTTTCAATTCGATCAGAATGGCGTTTTAATCAATGCCAACTACGCGCCCGAAACTTATCCCAGAGTGCAACAACCTGTGAATTCTCAGGCGCCAATGGGCAGTCCGGTGGACAAGCTGGGCAAGCAGGACGGTAATAGCGTCCCCGAAATGGCGAATCGCAACGTCCAGAAGCCGGAACAAATGGTATCGCAACAACATGACGGTCACGCGACCGTTTTGTGCGCTGAAAGTATGCAGAAGCAAGACCGATATCCCGCGCAAAAGAGTCTCGATCAGAATCAGTTTGAAGTCCAGAAAGGAAGCGAGCGTTTCGACAATCTGGCTGCGAACGCGAGCAACACGGTTGTACAGCAGAAAATGTCTAAAGAGTTCGCCGACAAGCCGGAGCTCGACGTACGGCAGTTTCTCGCCAACTGGGATGAATCGGAGGACGAGGACGGCGCGGGTACCAGTTTGCCGAGCGCCATTCTAAGCGAGTCGACACCGGTGGTAATTGTGGGTTACGAGAATGTCGATCTCTCGACGAAAACGTTGGAGGGCCTGAAGGTCTCGAAACCGGAGGAGATCACCTCGAACGTGATAACGTTTGAGAATCAGGAGAAGAGCGATATCGGCGTGGTGCCGGCGCAGGACTGCCTGACGATATCCTACTCGTCCGCGGAGAACGTCGAAATCGCGAAGGACCTGACGTGCAACGACATCGCAAAGAAAGCTATTGTACAGCCGGGAAGCCATATCATACAGTGCATAAGCAACGGGCCTGACGAGGTACCAACGATACACATAGTCGACAATTTAGAAATAGGTAGTATTCTGCAGGTCACCAACGGTCAGGTCACCGAGACTCTGGAGAGGCAAGACGCGGTGTCGTTCTTTCAAGAGGGAACGGAAGTCGAGGTGGCCGCGATAACTCTTGAGGCAGACAAGATCAAGAAGACCGACACCAGCAGCACGACCGAGCCTACCACGACCGAGTACAACGCCGATCTCGGGAACTTGAGCAAGGAGACATACGTCGTCGAAGGTCCCTCGCCGCTTAAAACGGTGGTGAGTACGTCGCAAACGTCGCGGGTAAGTGACCAGGCGCTCGCTGTTCTGCCTACATCCGCGAAGGACTCCGCCCGAGATACGAATTTGAAGAAGCAGAACAGTTTCGCGAGCGAGGAATCTCATAATCCGGACGATATAAGCCTGCCGGACCTCGCTACGTCTGAATGCACCCCGATCTCCACCACGCTGAACACGCCGATCCATTCCGACAACGAGGAGTCGTCGGAGCGCGTCGAGGATCTCACGATATCAACAAATCCGATCGAGATTATACCGAACAGTCCCATGATCAGTTTTACACAATCGCCGACGAAGGGAGAGCCCTACGATCACCTAGACGGCGAGGGAACCGCCAAGAATAAATCAGCCGATTCATTAGCAGGTGAATATCAAACGGAGAATCGCTTCAAAAATAAGGGCGACGATAACAATATGCTCGCTCACGATGCTATTCTTAACACATTTGAATTTTCCACGAATACTGATAAGGATGAACCTGTAACGTCTACAAAAAGCGGTAAGGAAAAAAATCGCACGACTCTGAACGGAACTTCCGCTTCGGCAAACAGCAGCGAGAAGGTATTCGCGCTCGGCAACGAAACGGAAACTGTGGAGGCCACTAGCATGCGCATGACTCTGACCTCCGGCGAGTATGAATTAAAGATCGTGTCAACGGGAGCGTCGAATAAATCGGTGCAGgcttataaaaattcaacgaGCGAGCGTAGCACTAATGAATCTCAAGCGGCAAACTCGGATGCTCTGACGAAAAAATCACAGGCAGAAACGAATACGGAAGTTGCGCCATGGTACAATGACTCGACGAAAGCGAATAACGCGTCGCAAAATGTCACAAGCAATTCCGACCCTGTTAATTTTGATGGCGGTCAGGATGACGTTAATTATTCCAGCAGGAGACGCATATCGACTGAAATGACCCGTCAAACGGCGACAGCGACGACAATGAGTAGGCGAAGTTTATCGCCGACGAACGACACCATTCCGAGGAGCTCCAGGGCGGAAGATAGCTGTACGACACagattattaaaagtaatttaccTACATCACACAGCGCGAAACATCCACATAGAGATAAGTCGAGAAGACCCGGGGCATCATTTGCGAAAGAGGATTCTCCCTCGGAGAAGAGCGCTAGTAGATCAACGAGAATCGATACGAAGGACTCGAGGAGTTCTTGGCACGCGAATCGCAAGAAGTCGATCTCGAACGACCAGACAATTTCTCATAAAAAGATATGCTTATCGGAGAATACGACGGCGAAGGAAAGATGCGGCGAAACCATCGTACATCACAATAAACATACTCAAGAGGCGGCTACGCATAAGGATAAATCCTGTACTGTCGAAAAAGGATCCAATAAATCGCATAATAAACCGAGAGTAATCGAGAACATTAGCATCGCTGATAGCGGAGAAAGGATGCGGCTTCTAAAGGAATATAGAAGAATAAAGTATAAGTCACTTGGCGTTGGAGAAGTCCATGATAAGAGTAAGGATACGCAGGAGGCCTCGGATTATGCAGCGAGCAAGAAATGTCATCGTTCGTCGAATCCTGACGAGCGATCCGCGTCGCAGTCACCGTGCGATAATCAACTGTGTCAGAAGGACGTGGCGAGATCCAAATCGTCTGAGGAACAGGAAGAAAAGCGCGCGAACATGTTGAAGACGTTTGTAACCAAGAATATGAACCCCGACTTTGCCATTCAAGTTACGAACGTCAATTTGAAGCACAAGGATGACGATCACCAGAAAAGATTGCAGCATTTAAGAGAAGAGGCGAAGAGCGGCGGTTCTCTTGACGCGATCAAGATTGAGATAAACGTGTCGTGCACGGAACGGAACACGACGGAGAAATTGCTGCACGAGAATATCAAGAATGCCGTCGCTGAAACGATCGGTCATTTGACTAACTCGATCTCGAATGGAGCCCGATCGAACTCGACGAGTATAACGGAGATTCAGTGCGACAAGAAGATGGTCTGCGATAAAGCGGATCGCCGGGATTACGAGAATTGCAATCGATCGCCGTCCACTGTAACGGAAGCATCTGCATTTAATGAAGCTCACGAGAATCACAACAACACGGAAATGAAGCTCAAGGAGGACACGAACAGCGAGACGGTTGTTTCGAAGAAGAGGCGAAGCTCGATGTCGGAACAAGAATTGATCGATGACGCATACAAAGATAACGGTACGTTTTCAAATACCTGTGCAGAACCGCCTGGTTGCGATATGATCTTACGAGATAATACCGATCTTTCGAATAATGTTAATACCGAATCTGAACCAGCATCGAGCGCCTTGAAAACTTCAAGATCGGAGCACGCAACGGTCAGAAGGAAGAGTCAAGAGGCAGAAAGGAAGGTCGCTGTTAGCAACTTTTGCAACGAAGAATCGAAAGCCTCTTCGGATAATTCACCATACTTAGGATCGAGGAATGTCAACGTACAGAAGAAAGAGCACCAAGAAACGGCCGTCGCTTCTTCATGCAGGAGTGGAAGAAATTTCCAAGATGATGCTACGTCTAGATTAAACGCGGTTCCGTCGACTTCTTCAGGTACGGTCGAGCCAAGCTTGGAAGGTACTAATTACGATAATCCTGTGAATTTTGATTACAATCACTTTGACGTTGCTCCGAACGAAAGTACAGATGCCGGCGACAGGCGTGCGGACAGATGGAAAAGACCAAAGAGGGATGACGGTAGATTCGGCAACCTCGACCTGTACGAGAGCACCAGCGGTTACGTGAATCCGACCTTCTCCAGCACGGACGAGTTGGAGAACCTAAATACAGTTCCTGTGTACACCACCAAAGACGGAAAGATAACTTACAGTCCTAATCCTCGATTCACGTATCGCGAGTTAATTATGGAGGCTCGCGTAAAGGACAGTTACGGTAACTCCCGCGAGCAGTATTTTGCGAGATCTCCGTCGTACGATTATTACAATTGTTCCAAGTTACGGAAGATATTCAAAAGAAATCGCGACGTCACTGTCGCCGGTAGGAAGAGGGAGGTCGATCCTGTCGACGCCAAGCCTGCGACAAAACACGTTGATTATTTGTCAAGTAAGAATGCTCACAAAAACGTTAATTGCGCGAAAGCTCGAAGTATGTCGCATTTAGAATTCTTCAACGATGACGCGGACAAGTTGTACGCGAACAAGAGCGGTCAGGAGAGTAAGGAAACTAACAAGAAGAATATCGTGGATTTGGATTTCCTCGAGAAGCAGTACAATCTAGACAGCCAACCTGCGTCCAGTGTTAAATCTTGCAAGACGAAAGTATTTCCGGACAATCTCGAGTACGAGAAAGGGTATGGCGAAAGCTCTGTATTTGAATCGAATTTATTTCTGGAACCAAGAGCCGCATGTTGGGAAGAGACGATGGAGTCAATTAAGTCGTATTCTTCCCACATCGACAGGAGGAACAGCGATAATATTAAAGACTTAAATTTCAGCGAGATATTTGTCGCGCAGAAACGGCTGGATCCCTTCCCGTTTCTGCCCGCAGAGCAAGTTTCTTCCGACAACGGCAATCGTAAGGTGGATTGTGACGTGAATGAGCCAACATTACATCACACAACGTGCAGTTACATTGAGGATCTACGTTCAATTCGGGATGATGATTTGCAGTGTGAACAATCGGACGCGGTTTTATGTAATGAGCAAGAAAGTGGATGTAATAATCAAAACGATGCGTCAGCAGATAAACCAGTTAGCGATAAACCAGCAAGCACGCTTAATCTATCGTCGAGTACGCAGAGTAACGATGAGCATACAGAAAAGCAAGAATCTCAGTTTGATAAAGACGAATCTGACCCGATTGAACTCGCTGAAAAAGCGCAACcgtattcttttaaaataacagaTGAAAAAATTCACGATCCAGAAGATGACCGATGTTCTACGAATTATGTTGAAGATAAGGAAGCCTTAACGGAACATATAGTAGAAGATTTGCGTCCTCGTTGCGTCTCTCcaaaagaagataaattcgATGTTGAAGTTGCAAATACGAAAGAAAGCTCGGATGAAAATTCAACCAAAGTCGTAAATTCGTCTAAATTAAACGTTGAATCTAAGGACTCGCTTGATGAACCAAAAGATACAGAAACTGTGAAAGAATCCGCGCTTACTTCGAATGAACGAGATGATGAAATCGATGATTCGGCGAGAGATAATTCAGACTCTGCCGTGAATCGGGAAACTGTATCTCAACAAGTTTCATCACCCTCGATCATTCGCGAAGATAAAGAAGAAACTGCGCCTGCAACGGAATCGAATGTTTTGACCGAGATTAATTTCGATCAGATAGATGAACCAGACACCCGTGACAAAGGAGATTCTGCGGTATCTAAAAAAGACGAACCGATTGCCTCGCAAAATCCATCTGATGTCGCATTCGTAGAACGAACTCTCGACGAAGAAGGCAACGAGCAGCAATTGGAAAGGCCGGAGAACGATGGAAAAAAAGCTGAAGTTTCATTGAAGGATCAAGGAAACGATGAAGTCGACACTTGTTGCTCTACGGCAATATCTACACCAGCCACTGCTTTGAATCTACGAGCGGAAGAGAACGTATGCGATTTATTCGCATGCGAGAGGCGCGAGCAAAATATATCGGAGTTCACCGTTATCAAGAGCATTATTAAAGGCGACAAGCAGCAGTGTGAACAACCTGAGGCGAGTGAGAATCCCAATTGCGACAGCATAATCAATTCCAAGTTACTATGCATGGATTCTTCCGATTGCGGAATTTATGCGGAGGACAGATGCACGCTGACGCAAATGGCCGAGCACGATTTCACGGAGGAAGACAGCATGGTGCCGATGGTGTGGGAGACGAGCCAGATCCAGGAAGACGCCGTCAATCGTTTGTGTAGCATTGACGAGTCGATCGATTTTACAGGCGCGGTTAATTCGCTCCAGGATAATTCAATTTTAGATCATCTGTCCCTGTCGAGGATGTCAGCTACCAAGGAGCCTCGAGTCGCGGAGGTAATAACTGAAATTGAAAGCAAGGCGATCGACGAGACCGTGCCAATGATCGAGTCGGCTGCAGCGATCGAGGAATCTGAAGCAACGCCGAATAACGACGAAAACAAGGAGCAGAATGAAATTTCTTCCAGCAGCTGTGAGAAGATAGCATACTTGCGCGCGGTAGATTGCAACGCTAACACAAAAATGGTTCCTAAACTCGTTATCAAGAAAAGCGAGACTAGCTCGAAGTTTGTTACGCAGGTGGGTTCCTCTTCCGTTACACAGGATGGCATAGCTAACAAATCGGTCTGCCAACCGAAGATACCAAAGATGATCATCAGAAACGCGAGATCTCGTCCAGGGACTCCGTCTATTGAAGCGGTTTGCGAAGGAACTCCTGCTCAAGCAAATATCTTGGATCGGGCTTCACTCACGAACGAGGATTTATGCGAGAGCAATTCCGAAAGTTTTTTGCAGGAGTCCAATAGGAATAAGATTCCCAAGATGAAGATTAAATTGGATGAGAAGCACTCTAATAAAATAGTGAGAGCCGACGATGCCGACGAGGTTTGCGTTAAACGCAAGAACGTTAAGAAAATCACCATATCAAAGGTAAAAATAAAGAGTACCTCGAGATCCGATCTCGCAGATAATTCGGTTTACAACAGTATGATTTTTCAGGAGCCGAGAGATTCGGGAAAGTACGAGGAAAAGATACCTATACTGAAATTGAGGAAACAGGAAAGGAACAGGTCGTCATCTCCAGAAGTGACACGGAAGAGACAGAGCTCGAGCCATTCGGAAGTGCCGGTCAAGAAGTACAAAAGATCGGGACGCGATGAGACAGAACATTCTACGAGACGCAGTAATTCCTCCGATTCAATGCGAACGAATGCGATGGAATGCGAAACGAAGAAGAATTCCTTGTTGCGCATCTCCGAGAAGATTCCCAAGGTAATTATCAAGAGAACGTCGGCCAGCGCGGAATTCAAATGCGAGCTGAGCAAGGGCTGCAAGAACGTCATCGCCAAGAGTGCGAAATGGCAACCGGAGGTCAAGTTGGAAAGGTACCGTATCTTGGACAGCATGGTGAAGGATTTGAAGTTAACTTTGACCTCCGTTACGTTACGAGCTATCGACAAAATCTCCGCAAGTCGCAAGGATAGCCATCGTCAAGGAAAGCAAGGTGACTATAATTTGCCCAGGTCGAATTCAACGTCCGACCTACTTCCGGCTAAGTATAAGCAGAGGAGAATGTCAGATTACGACTGTAGAAGATTCAGTGACATGTCGAGGGTTGATGTAAATTTTGCTCCATCCCCAGATACGGATTCTAGGGATACCAAGACCTGCACCACGCCGAAGAAGAGTGCGTCGTTCAAGGGTTACAAGTCAACCGACGATAAGGACAATAAACGTAGATCAAGATCTCGTGACAATAATTCACGATCGAAGACGGACGTTACTTCGCCCGATAAAGATATCAATCAGTCATCTGAAAAAGCTAACTTACAGAAAACTACCTCTCAATGCGACAAGCACAAGACTGATGGTTTTGATATCAATCGCGAACAGGCGGTGGATGCGAACGAAGATACGATTTTAGATAAGCTTGACCAGAAGAATACTCTCAAACACCCAAGCAGCTCGAACTTTAAGCTCGCATTAAAAGAGTTGAAGGCAACATCGAAGATAGAAACCTGTTTCGCAAAATTAACCGGTCCGAGCGAAACATCGTCCGAAGAACATAATTTACAAACTGGAGTAGAGGGCAAGGAGCAGAGGAAGGAGCGAGATAATGATTCTTTTTTCAGCAAGAACGCCAGCGAAATTATGATAAAGAAGGAACGTTTGAGCTCCAGCGATATGGACAACGATTGCACTCCTCTGCAGGACATCGATCTGCTTAAGGACGACTCTGCGAGTATGTTGGATAATTTCGAGGTGGATAACAGCACCGTCATTAAAGTCGAGTCTTCGGACGATAGCCAGTCGACCATAGAGATATTACCTGCTTCGCCAGACGATAATCATAGCGAGCTGGAAAGGCATATGATCGAGAATGGCGACACCGAGCAATTGTATTCGGCGGACGCAATTCCAACTCAGTTCGAACTGGAGTTAGAGATCACGGACAACAGCAATACAGATCTTTTGGATGTATCTATGCCGAAACTTGATCCTGTCATCTGTTACAGTTCGCGTCATCCATCTGAAGAGGCGAGCGATCAAACTGCGAAGTTGGAACGTTATAACAAATCCGAGGCTTCCCCTGGCGGCAAGAATTCGCTTGGGAAAGATAAACGTGTCGTGGAGATCGATATTAGCGGCGATGACAGATCTGCATTGGAGAACAACGCGGCTGGCTCTGTCGGAGAGGTCTCTTCGAAAGCTCCGTGTTGCAAGGCAACGAGTTTCGCTGCGACGAGGGAGAATTTCTGCTGCAATGACTCCTTGATAAAAGAAGTTTTGGCGGCCAAGGAGACCCTGAAGAAGTGCCTTTCGAAATCCAGATACGACGTGCCGAACAGCGCGAGACCAAAGACAGCCGCGGAGAAAAAGCAGGGCTCGAGTTTCGATATCAACAACCTCCCGGACGTGCCTTCGAGTGACGCTTCTCAAGACCGTCATAGCGACATTGCGCCTCATAAGGGCTGTACACCCACGGAAAATAAACACAACAAGACTGAGAATATACCTAACGCCGAGAAGTCTGATAGAAAACATTCCAAGCAAAGCAAAAGTTCTTTCCTGAAGAAGAAACCAAAATCACCTGAGAAAAACGAAGCAGATTCCAAGAAGACGGTAACAACGGACACGTCCGAATGCAATACAATATCCTTGAAGACATTTAAACAGGCTGTGTCGGACGAGAGCCTAGTAGCTTGTACCGTACACTTAAATGCGAAAAGAAAGAATCCGACAGGCCGAAACGACGATGATCCTCATCAAGATGCACAGCGGAAAGAAAAGAATCGAACGTCGTCCAAAAATTCCAAGATATCGAGATCCACTGATCAGGGGAATAACACGAGCAACGCAAAAGAAATCATCATACCCAAGGAAGACAACATGCCGATATTAGAGCCCGAGGGTAACGTAAATTTCGATACGAATTCAGACAGAGAGACTTCCAGATCGCCGCCGGTCATTACGATTCAGGATAGCGAAGATCTCGATATAGCGGAGTCCAAGTTGTTGGACGACAAAGTCATAACGTCGAGCATTAAAGTTGAGAGCAATACAAAGGACGTTCACAAGAAGAGCGAGATGTCCATTGTCGAGCTCATAACTCAATTAGTTTACCATGAAAAG GCGACGATAAAACACAGACGATATTGCAACCTGTGCGAAAGGTGGTTCCCTACAACATCGCGGCATCGACGGCACTTGGCTGGATACCAACACCGTCACATAGAACTGACACAACGTAGAAGCATTCACGCACTGTTCACGCTCTTTACAGGCAACCCTTGCCCCAAACTAGTACCGGCGAATGTTGTACGAAGTGATTGTTCCGTAGGTGAATTAACGCCATTACAAATTGCGGTACAG gaTGTCACAAAGTGCCTCGACCGCACACAGCAAAGTCCTAGGAAAGAAAACGACGTTGATAAATAA